TGCATATTGTTGGCGTTTGAGActttaattctttcttttgcgAGGTGCAGGTCTTCAGGCCACTATTGAATATTCATAATGAATTCACGGTGGAGGAGTTTGAGACAGCCTTGATTACACCCAACGACACTTTGAGTGACATACACATTCCATTACTCAAGGTTGGAACTTGAATTTAAACTGGAAAGTTTATGCTGATTGGAAAAGGCAACGGGTTATCCACATTTTGCTCATCATTCTAACTTAGCTTACTTTCTGTTGCTCCACTTATGGTCATTACTTTTTTGGTGGGAGTTCTTAGTGTTAGTTTCTGAAGCCAagtatttatttgaaagagaaGTTTACTGGATTTGTTCCTTTCTCATCTAAGAGTTGCATCTTGTTTAGGTTTGAAGCTCGAGAAACTTCACAGTTCTGTGATCAATAATTAGTTATTCAATAACAGGTTCTCCTCGGTAAAAAACTTATGCATATTGCTTAGAGATGCTTCGCTTTCCTTCTTAGAGTTGCGTAGAATTCCCTcttttcaaaagatacttgCTTAGTGTTGCTTTAAGATTCTCTCATCTTTAATTGTACTTCTGTGTGAAGCTTCAAGTTTTCTAAGCTTTGCAATAAAGAGTTGCGTTTTAGCTGTATGTATTTGAACTGTTGATGATGAACATTAATATTTTGCAAATGTAAGTGTTTTTATTAGACAGGGGCTAAGGTTTCggtattttcttttggatgaTCAACGTTTCGTTTGATTTGGTGATTGCTTTTATTCTTATGAATAGGCTAAAATGCTCTCTTGTGCCTGCTAAGTCTGAATATTTTGAGACTGTTGGGATGGATATGTGCTGTAGAGGACCAATCATCCTATTTTTGTTGCTACACTTCTGATGTTTTGAAGGATTAGAGCTTCTCAAATTTTTGGAGATTGAAGAATTGGAGCATCATGTGGACATATGAAACTTTTCTTTGAGTGTGTTTTGTCCGATTGTTTGCTAGATCccacacattggttggagaggggaacaaaacattcctcataagagtgtgaaaacctttctctaacagacgtgttttaaaaagtattccttatctgctagtggtgagctcaggctgttacaaatgatattagagctagacaccgggtggtgtgccNggggggggggggggggggggggtggattgtgagatcctacatcggttggatagGGGAACCAAGCATTCAtcataagagtgtggaaacctctccctaatagacgcgttttaaaactttgagggaaagttcgaaagggaatgcccaaagagaacagtatctgctagtggtgaacttgggctgttacaaatggtattagagccaaacatcaggtggtgtgccagtgaagatgctggactccaagggggtggattgtgagatcttacatcagttggagaggggaaccaagcattcattataagagtgtggaaacctcttcttaaccaacgtgttttaaaaccttaaggggaagcccgaaaggaaaagcccgaagaggacaatgtctTTTAGCGGTGGGCAGTGTGGGTTTCCCCCCCATTAAATAATTGATGAAAAGCAGTTGCCTTGGGTGGTAAGCAATGCCAATTAATAACTTGTTCATAGAAGTTGTAATTTGTGAGGTGAAATCTACCTTTTCCCTTCTTGTTGGCCACTAGGTTATATTTCAACATTTAGCTCCCTTCCTATAAAGTTAATTAAGCTTTATTCTCTCGTTCTGGTTTTGAGTTTTAGAAATGAACTTTAGTTGTTGAAGTTGCACTCATGGCCCATTAGCGTACATCTTTAAAACTCTTCTTTCATATCTTGTGTTCAAATCCCCCACCATCAAAAGGAATGAACTTTAATTTTCATGCCGTTTCTTATGTAGTCGTTTAGGATGGTCTATAATTCATCCTCGTCGCTCAGAACAGTTGAATCTGTcgatttatgaaaattatgggctgtacatattttctttattaagcATCACATTACTTCAATCTGaaaattttacctttttgttttacttttgcGACTTGTTTTCTGCAATATTTGATCCTTAGGTCGAGTTGCATAGTTCATCTCCATGTTAACTTTGTTACAAGGACTTCTGATGCAGGCTTTAAATATGTTGCTAGTTCATTTGAGAATGCGTTTCCTTTTCTCCCAACAAGAAACTCACACACGTTATTAGTGCTATATAATAACCATAATCGGCTCCGTGTGACATatattttgtgtgtttttcaGGCAATTCCTCCTATTACAAGAATGGCCCTTACTCGGGATACATGGGTGACTGTATTGTGCAGAAAGCTGCGAGACTGGTGGCACTGGGTATCGtccatatttttcatatttatccATATATTCCTGTATCGTGGCTGTGATGGAATCCCACAGTTCTAGCTTCCAATCTGACTCCTGATCCTTGGTTTGTATATGCAGGTTGCTGAAGGGGATCTGCCTATTGTTGCTTCACATGGGTGAGTGCCCAGAGATTTCATGTCCCATATCTAAAAATGTTCTTCATTCTTATGTGCCTAATCATTATGAGTTTTCAGAGTTGAAATTGAAGTTTATAAAAATCTTGATCCTGGGATGCGTGTGGTTATCTTGAAAGCACTATGCGACATTCGTGTTGAGGTACCGTCTTCTCAAAAAGTACCAAATTTTCTGGTTACAATACAATTGCCTTCGTGAAGTTGACGTAGTGTTTGACAGTACCGAGCGACATTTCTTTATTCGTGTACAAGTGTTTTATTGCTTTAGACTTTGTTCTCTATACTGCCAGTAGGCAACATCCTACAGGCAACAAGGTAGGTCCAGAGTGTGAGCTCTCTTGAGAACCGTGTCAATCGACTTTCTAATCCTTCACTTCATTGCCCTTTTCTCTAAGCCCTCAAATGATCAGGATTTAAAGCAATGTTAATCACTTTTTGCTCTTTTGATCATTTATTGTTCGCTGATCCTATATTTCCTGCATCATCTCACTGTATGTAATGTTGGGTTCATTTGTATTTAACGTGTTCGTCCTATAGTcggtatatatttttagaactACTGAAGTTGAACAAGAGATAAATTGTTCGTTGCAGCAAGAAGATATCCGCAGCTACATTGAAAATTCACTAAAGCATGGAGTTCAACTTTCAGCGTTTCGCAAAGAACGAATTGGTGGAGATTCACATGGAACTCATTTCTGgtatagttttcttttaaccTCTTCATGTTGTGGCATTTTTAACGGTATAAAATATCCCGACTTCTTCAATACGTTTATTGTGTGTCGACTATGTGGCAATTGTTATTGCAGGTATGAGGATGATCCCATTATTGGTCATCGTTTGTACCGTGAGATTAGGAAAGTCGAGTTGAAAAAACCCAAGGCCAAAGGTTCACAAGTCCTTCCTTCTACAATATACCAGTGGGAAACAGTTGCAAccaattttgatgaatttcaAGATGTGTCGGTGAGTTGCTATACCGTTCACCCCAGCATATGCATCTCATGGAAAACACTTCATATCCCCTCCCCCGAACGAAAACTGTTTTCTTAATCTGTGGTTTCCGTCTTTTAATTGACTATTCAAATATAACATGTTAGAATTTCTTGGATGTAAGAAGTCATCCGACATTATGTTAAAGAACGTTTTTATAGAAGATCGTTCCGAATTCAATccaattagttaaatatacgTTTATATGGATCGAAATCATATTTCTGAACGTTAATGTTGTGTTGATAAAGTAGGGAAACAGTAGGTGGCATTAACCATCCATAGTGGGCCATTTTTGCTCTTATTTGGAACAAGTACAATTCAAAAAGACAATAACTTAATGTTATAGAACCTGTCTGAATCATTTAGCTCTTTTGTTCTATCCTCGTTCAATAAGTTTATGGACGACTGTGGCCCGTGCGGGCAATGGATCACTTGACAAAGTAGGATCTAGAAATTCTCAAgcaattttcttatatttagcCGTATCGTTGTTACTTTAAACAAACTCTTGTTAGAACTTGTCTGTATGATTGTGCAGGAAAAGCTTTTTACAAGTAAAAATCGTTCAGAGGCTTCACTTGGCAAAAAGTTGAAGGTGGACATGCTTCCTGAGATCGAGAAGGTTCACAAGGTGCTCGGTTTGTCCGTTATGAAAATACCTTGCTGACGTGTTGCCCTTTTAGTCTCATTATTGGCTTTGCACATAATAAACATTCTTGCTTATCTTCTCCACTTAACTTCTTTatcagagaaaagaaaagttgctGAAAAAACAGCATAGACAAGCTCTTCTCTTGGATAGTTTTGCACTTGTGGATGCGCTCGCTCCTGGACGCTCGCTTCGTGACAGAAAACCCGTCACTTATACATTTGGTATGCAAatttttgtttcgttttcgttcttccattttcttgtaGCTATTATTTTTGTGTGAGGTGAAGAATCTGTGGAGAGAAGTGCAGAATAAGTGACTTTCATCGCTATTCTTTTTCGTTTGCTATCAACACGAGCAATTCAGTGCTTATGGCATCTCTACTTCCTCTAAGATGTCATAGATTTGAAACCTCCACCTCATATCAATAAGTAATTCTGCAATCTCTCGTCGAAACGATTAACATTTGCATTATAATTGAATGTTAAAATCATCTTGCAGATGATTATGACCGATCGATCAACGAGGCTATCAAGACGACCAAGTATGAATTTAGTATCTACATGATCATCTTTCTAGGCCATATATAATATCTTTATCTTGCATTACCTTACGCTTACTCTTATCTCAGGCGTAAGGCGCCATCCCCAGAACCTAATGATAGAAAAGAAGATGTTGTAAAGCTTGAACCTTCTGCGAATGGAAAATGGAGCGGTCCGTCGTATGCATCTCAAAACTCCAATTTCAGTGCACTATCTCCCAAGTCACCTGATTACGACGATGCCGATGAAGACCATATGTCCGAACAGTTGGATCGCAGGTATAGAAAACGTGAGCTTTGTGTTTCTCTTACCTTCAAGTATTTTCAGGTTCTTATTTGTTGATCGAACATTTAGCAATAGACGGAGACAAAGGCCACAACGGTATTCAGAAAAGGATTATGTGGAAGCGTTGTCAGATAACGATGCAGACTTCGACAGTGACGATGACATAGTTGGTGAAGCTGTGTATGATGAGGAGTATCTACGAAAACGCAAGCAGAGGAGGAAAACATCCAGCAGTTCCGAAGGAGACGAGGAGTATCACTATGAAGAAGATAacgaggaagaggaggaggaagaggaagaagaatccTTTAGCATTAGTGATGACAGCGACCGGCCAcgaaaagtaaaaagaatgCGAGGACGTACAcggaggggaacgaagctaCGGTCTGTTGGTGAGATTCAATCAGGTCTGAGACGTAGTAAAAGGGCTACTCGaagcaaaataaattatgggCAGTACGATCTTTCAGAATCTGAACCAGAGAATAACAATGATAAAAAGACTAGTGCATCAGATGAGCACACTGATGCTAGTGAGAACGGGGATTATTCGGTTGAAAGTCGAGGAGGGTCTGATAACGAGGAGgacgacgaagaagaagaagagaaggacCAAGAAATGAAAGTTGATCAACCTGATGAAGAAGATTATGCAGAGAACGTAGAGGAGCAAAATCCTCCTCCCGAAAAATCGAATGGCCCAGATCAAGATGAAACCGATGACGCAAGAAAAACACAGTTTCTTGATCTAAATGAACTTGCTCCAGGCTCTGGTTTCGACGATGCCCCGACCACAGACATGAAAGATGATTCGGATGAGTCCTAGTATCATTCATTTTGCTTGGTTAATAGCAATCGCTATAGTTCGAATTTGAGTGTACGATAgtaaactataaattttgtgGTAAGGCTGCAGAAGATATTAGCGTCGGAGTTGTTCCCCAGGCTAAATCAAGCAGTCGCGTaaaggatgatgatgatgatgatgagtcgATAGATTAGGGAGGCCATTTTTTAGTAATGTCCACATTGAATGAAAACCCAACAATAGATGGGGAAGGCGAATTTGTTTGGTGTTTCTATAGTTTTACCCATCCCTGTACAATAACCTTTTCACTAATATTGTAACCCAAAGAGTTGGCTTTTAGATGTATAACCTCTATCTATTCTGCTACACATATTGTTCATGCACCCATCCTCCCTCAAATCATTACCTTATTCTCATCATCCCTCCACTTTTCTTGTATGTCTATGTGTTAGTTGGAACACTGAGCCTTGAAGAAGAGTGCACATCGACTCTGGTGTGTCAAGGAGAACGTTAAACTTCGAAGGGGTAGACACTAGATGGTGTGTCAttgaggacgctaggcccttgAAGGGGATGGACGgtgtgtgtcagtgaggacgctaggcccttgAAGGGGATGgacggtgtgtcagtgaggacgttaggccactgaaggggatggattatgagatcctatccattttaattcagcaaaaataattttaactatttgaaaataagttttaaaaattaaaataaatgagttGGTGGTCGAGTCGCTGCCATAGGGACAATTTTCTttagttctttctttttgggaTAAAAGGGTTTCGCTTATTTATGACTTTGGCTTAgtgaaaatttgtaaatttatgaAATCGGAGGGAGGTCGCAAACGGGATCCGACGCCGAGCAGCACGGCTCGAGAAGAATCCATGGTGGCCATTTCCCTTTACAGAGGGAACCTCCACAGGGTCCCCGATGTTCCTCGTCGGTGGCTTATGCCCACCCACAACATCTCTGTTAGAGACTTCAAATCCCTTTTGCAGCGTCGTTCGAAAGCCCTCTCTCGTCTCCTCGCCACCACCTCTTCTTCGCCGGCCAAAGTTTCTACTTCCCCTGACCCTAATCTTAATTCCAATTCTTCAATTAAACCAGACGGTGAAGGACCCAGAACTAACGGGTCGGCGCCTGAGGTTCCATTGGAAACTGAAAGGGTTAGTGTTGGCGGTGAAAGACCTTCTGCGGATGTCAAGGAGAGGAAGAAGTCGGACAATGGTGATGACTGTATGGCAAAATCGGCTGATGGGTTTGATTCTGTGAATGGCTCGAGACCTTGTTTTAACGAGCAAGGTTCTGATCCAGTGGAAAATGGTGGTGCGCATGCAAAAGATGAAAATCCTGCTGTATTAGAAAACCCTAACAAAGAGGTATTGATTATGACCAACTCtttagattttcatttttttcttttttgttgctATTTCATTTTGCATATGTTCTGTGTTTTGAAATCCCATTGATCTAACCTATTCCAATTTAATGGCCGGTTGAGAAAGTTTATTTGGTTCTTTCTGAATTTAGGTGCGGTTGTGATTAGGTTCAACAAAATGTTTACTTGGAGAGTTATTTCTGTAACATCCACAGTTGTCAACTTATTCTTCAGAAATTGGAAAATGAAGGATGATTACTTAACGAGGCTTTCAGAAATTTAGGAATGTTTTGAGATAACTAATGCAAATTGTATGCTAaggttgtaaattttttagagccttctttcttgttgaaagaagaatgataAGAACAATTGAAGTAAAATAAAGATTGTGGCATACTTAAAAAGAGTTCTTGTTGTCTTTAACGGTGGCATTGAAGGAAGAACTTTCAAGCTTGTTATCGATATGGATCTCAAGCCTCAACAGAACACtcggatttttcttttccttctcttttttctcttcagcatttctttctttttgcatTGTTCATTAGTATGTATTACTGTGCTAGACAAACAAGGAGGAAGATTTGTTGGATGACAAGGAGAACAGGAAAAGGGAAGTCGAGGAGAAGTTAAACgttttgaatgaaaagaaacataatCTTGTGCAAGTGTTAAAACAGGTATATTCCTGATCCTTTCACCTTACCTCCTCGCTCTTGCCCCCGCCCTTCTGCGCTAAAATAAAACCCCATACGTTCCTATGGGATTGGAAAGTGAACTAGATCATGTTCTTGGTGTTGGTTGGCAGATCTTGCATGTGgaagaagaattaaaaagGCGTAGTAGTGTGCAAGGGACAGCAATTCGCCCTTCGGCTTCCCTTCAAGTGGATGCCTCGGCCGATACAGGATCAATGACCAGGCAGCTTGCTCCTAGAGTAGGCTCTGAAGTGAATGCTAATGGAGATACTGAAGGTGGAGAAGCTGATGACCTTTTGAACCATAATGTTCTTTCTCGTCAGATGCTTCAGAATAGCAGTATGTCACCTTCTTCAGAGTCTCCTCTTAGAAGGCCTGCCCACATCCAATCATATATGGTAATTGCTGTCACATGACTTGTGTGAATTTAGTTGAGTTTTATATGAGTTTGTGAGCACTATACTTGTTATGTTTACTTTATTTGGGGGATTAGGGGGTACATCAATGACATTCAATAGTGCCTTGAGAATTCATTGTGATTGCTTGTCTGTGGAACTTCTTTCGCTTTCCTATCAAAATTGCATAAAAGTATCAGTTTTCAGAGTTCTTGGTGGTTCTTTAGTGGGTTGGGTATGTAGTCAACATCGATGTCCACTGAGAAAATGTACcagaattttaaattgtacCATGTCCTTTTGTTTATGCCTGAGACGAAGATAAAATAACATTACATTTGCAGAGCTCACATCCATCCCGAGGAAATTTTAGCGTATCTGGGAGTCCATCGTGCCTTCCTCCGACTGGGCAATCAGGGCTTCCTCCAAACCTGCCCACAGTGTCTGTATCTGGAACCAATTACATTGCATCCTCACCTTCTCCTGCAGCATCTGGGGGCACCTCAGTTCTCAGAGATGCTCGGCAGCCTAGCCCATGGAGTTAGAGGTCGTCTCTGTAATTTGCATTGATGAGTTCGTTGTGATTCTCGACTTTCCTGGTTCAGCAGCGCAAAGTGAGTTCTAAGACTAGTTTCATGATGTATAGCTATAGTCTTGTGAAAATTAGGTTTGATGATTGTACCCAGCTGCATGTTGATATTTGGGATAACTCTAGTGTCGTCCTACCAATGTTCTTGTGTTCTTGTTCAGTATATCAGTTGTGCAAAACTGGAAAAGAGATAAACGAGTTAACTTTGTATACATTAGGAATTTCAGTAGGACTGTATGACCTTTGTCTCAACCATACTTGTTCATGTTGCAGTTTTGATTGAAGCTTAGCCATTTCTTGAAGATTTTTCATAATGTGTCGGCATATATcatcctctttgggtttttccatTCAGGTTTTTCATCTACTacgaaaaggtttccacatccttataaataatgttacgttctcctccccaaccgatgtgggatctcaaaatccacctcccttcttttggggctcagcatccttgttggcacaccgcccgatgtctagctttaataccatttataacaagcCAAGTCCGTCCTTCTCCCTAAGAGACGCATTTTCAAAACCTTAAGGAggagctcgaaaggaaaaatccaaagaggacaatatcttgaGCTATTAGTTAAATCTCATCGTATTGGTTTCATGttaaaaattagtaaattttaTGACATAGTAAGAATCACTTTAGATGGCCGGATGGGGGACTGGCCATCATTTAGATGGCCGGATGGGGGACTGGCCATCATTGATCCTTAATGTTCATACTTGTTTATGAGATTCTTCATTGATCCTTAATGTTCATACTTGTTTATGAGATTCTGTAAGGAAAAAGGAATACTTACGAGATCTTACAGGTCTTTATCTTAAACATGCCATCTCAAACGGTGTTGCCTCCGttgtaaattaattaagtgGGTTAAAAGTAGGAATATTGAAGCGATAGAGATTCGAAACCGAGACTGGAAAAGAGTACAGAAACAACAAATAAAGTAAGTGGTCAAAGGCCTGTGTCTGTACGTAGAAGCAAGTTAGATTGACCATCAGCAGTCCATATGTAACCCACATGACAACACACCCACCCACCTCCATCATATCTCACAAATCCATGGCTTCCCATCAAACTTCACTCCAGCGCNNNNNNNNNNNNNNNNNNNNNNNNNNNNNNNNNNNNNNNNNNNNNNNNNNNNNNNNNNNNNNNNNNNNNNNNNNNNNNNNNNNNNNNNNNNNNNNNNNNNNNNNNNNNNNNNNNNNNNNNNNNNNNNNNNNNNNNNNNNNNNNNNNNNNNNNNNNNNNNNNNNNNNNNNNNNNNNNNNNNNNNNNNNNNNNNNNNNCCCACCACccccgccgccgccaccgctGTCTCTCCACACCCAACATCACCAAAACTAGATCCCACAACCCCTTTATCCGACTCAGACAACTTGTCAAAATCACACCCACCTTCTCCAAAAGTCGTTCCTGTTTCTCTTCACTCCAACCCCAAAATGGTCGGCCCCAGAACAGTCCATAAACTAGCCAAAAAACCCAACGAAACCCCTCGCCAGCCCTCCACCACTGAGAAATTCAATGATTCTGAAGAGAAATTCGAACGCATGATCAACTGTATCACCACCAAAgaaagggaaatgaaacaGCTCCTAGTAGACCACCAACATCTCACTCACAggctctctgtttctctgtcTTCTTCACGgagtggaagaagaaaatcaatctGTGGCTCTCAGATTCAGCTAGCAGAGTTGTTCGCCAACAATGGGGTCAAAGTGGTTTCCGCCGATATGCCGCCATTTATGCAGATCCACGCCGTCGATTGCGCTAGAAAGGCCCACGACAGTATGCAAAACTTCACTTCCAAATCGCTGGCGTTGAGTCTCAAACAGGTAGATAGAAATGGATTAGTTTATCACTCTAAACttctgttctttgtttctctgAATTGGATCATGGGTTTGTTTGTTAGTTCAAAATGGTGATTTGGGTTGGCTGGTTTCTGCAGGAATTCGATGGGGCATACGGGCCGGCATGGCACTGTATTGTGGGGAAGAGTTTTGGATCATTTGTGACACATTCAGTGGGTGGATTCCTGTATTTTTCCCTGGCTCAAAAGCTTTACATTCTGCTCTTCAAAACCACTGTACTAAGAGCCAATTAGAAATAATACTGAATCACTGACCACGCTTTGTTCCAACAATCTtcatattatcttcttttgtTTAGTTACAATTTCGCCATTGATGTTCATAATCGAGAGCTCGTGTGGGTCTGAAACCTCCATATCTGTTCAGAAGCCAACTGGGAATGGAAGTTCATGGCTTCCCCGCGGGTCCTATCCCCGTGAGAACGGTCATCTACAGGGGGTTAACTGCATTTCCAGATGATAATGATTGCAGAGGCGATGACCCACATCGTTCACTTTTGGGGTTTGGATTTATATCCTCTGCGACACAAGGATGTGCACATTATAGCTCAGCCCAAACAAAATGGATACCAACAAAGAAGACAGTGACCCTACTCAATGAGTTTTGACAGTGCCTATTCCCAGAGCTGGTCTCTACGGTACCCTCTAACTATTCTCCCCTATCTTACTATGCCTCCTTAATCTGTGCAATTGGGCTGGGCCTGAGGCCGTACAGTTACTACTGAACTTCAGCCCAATTCCAATATCAAGGTGGGCCCAACTACTGTGGTTTTGGGCCTGGATGTTTCAACCCGGCCCAGATAACCTGGTTGGTGCTTGGAGTGAGAAGTAGCAGACAACTTAACTTAGGTTTGATGGAGAAAGATAACTAACCAATCAAAAGCTTGCATTTTTTGTTACATGAAATTGGAAGTTTCTAAATGGAAAACAAGTGCAAAACCAACTTTCTGACTTTGgtctaaaatttaaagtacattattattatcttgTTCCATTTGGAATGATATCATCTTACCTTTATTTCACAACTTTTACCtaaaaattaacttaaaagCTATGTTAgtgaattttgataaaattacaatgatagtaaaaaaaaaatttgtggagATGAATCTAACACTGATTATCGTCTCCATTGGTACAAAAACTTTACGAAGAAAAgacttaatttgaaataatagaaaaacaagaaattggGTTGACGTCCATTGGTGAGCCTTGGTAAGAGGATGAGGGCTGACCTTGTGGACGACCTCCCAAAAAGGTCAAGACCGAACTTGAAGAGGGCACATGTCACACGCAATCCTAGCTTACGTGATCTTAGTTTGGCTCGATCCATTCCTCTTTTGACCTAATTCGATAAGAAATTGACAAAAACTCCTAATTCATATGATAAAAGCAATAAGTCCTTCTTCATTCATAAAAAACTTAAGCATTAGAGCTAGTATGGCAAGTGCAAGCACTACACTGTTCGTGCGAATCTCTTTTGTTCTAAAGGTCACGTCTTCCCctcttcaaacaaaattttggcAACAAACAGGTCTCATACTAGTATGTTTGATCAAAGAACGATGATTTGGATCGATTTATCtttgttatatttattaaacctAGCAATCTAAATTTATAGGAAAATTTTACCGATAAAGTAGGAggacgagttttaaaaccgtaaaaTATAAGgttatagaaagaaaaagagagagagtggtCACCCTCAAGAGGAAAAGAGAGGGCAATGAAGCTGAAAAAGGGAAGTGGGGTAAGAAACCAAGTAAGGAAAGATGAAAAGACCCTTTATGAGTATCAATTACTTAGTGTGCCTCAATGCTCATTTTTGTGCCAACCAAGTTAGGCTTTGACAGTGCCCCTTCCCTCCTAACTTTGCACCCTCCAATTTCATTTCAGATATAGTTAGGCAATTTATCGATATTTCTCGACCTTGAAAGCTACCTCGACACG
This sequence is a window from Cucurbita pepo subsp. pepo cultivar mu-cu-16 chromosome LG04, ASM280686v2, whole genome shotgun sequence. Protein-coding genes within it:
- the LOC111792691 gene encoding DDT domain-containing protein DDR4-like isoform X1, whose protein sequence is MTLDSPPPPPPIPSDRSSPEPLSHIDNPNPTTANHDLILENEPTTTTISEQPTTRRNRPSRACTLRAAERLLAAQSVVERKPKPKKEQPTEESPQQQQCSKIVTPLVEEPSPSQLPRWNLRSKWELASVLNFLHVFRPLLNIHNEFTVEEFETALITPNDTLSDIHIPLLKAIPPITRMALTRDTWVTVLCRKLRDWWHWVAEGDLPIVASHGVEIEVYKNLDPGMRVVILKALCDIRVEQEDIRSYIENSLKHGVQLSAFRKERIGGDSHGTHFWYEDDPIIGHRLYREIRKVELKKPKAKGSQVLPSTIYQWETVATNFDEFQDVSEKLFTSKNRSEASLGKKLKVDMLPEIEKVHKRKEKLLKKQHRQALLLDSFALVDALAPGRSLRDRKPVTYTFDDYDRSINEAIKTTKRKAPSPEPNDRKEDVVKLEPSANGKWSGPSYASQNSNFSALSPKSPDYDDADEDHMSEQLDRSNRRRQRPQRYSEKDYVEALSDNDADFDSDDDIVGEAVYDEEYLRKRKQRRKTSSSSEGDEEYHYEEDNEEEEEEEEEESFSISDDSDRPRKVKRMRGRTRRGTKLRSVGEIQSGLRRSKRATRSKINYGQYDLSESEPENNNDKKTSASDEHTDASENGDYSVESRGGSDNEEDDEEEEEKDQEMKVDQPDEEDYAENVEEQNPPPEKSNGPDQDETDDARKTQFLDLNELAPGSGFDDAPTTDMKDDSDES
- the LOC111792691 gene encoding DDT domain-containing protein DDR4-like isoform X2 → MTLDSPPPPPPIPSDRSSPEPLSHIDNPNPTTANHDLILENEPTTTTISEQPTTRRNRPSRACTLRAAERLLAAQSVVERKPKPKKEQPTEESPQQQQCSKIVTPLVEEPSPSQLPRWNLRSKWELASVLNFLHVFRPLLNIHNEFTVEEFETALITPNDTLSDIHIPLLKAIPPITRMALTRDTWVTVLCRKLRDWWHWVAEGDLPIVASHGVEIEVYKNLDPGMRVVILKALCDIRVEQEDIRSYIENSLKHGVQLSAFRKERIGGDSHGTHFWYEDDPIIGHRLYREIRKVELKKPKAKGSQVLPSTIYQWETVATNFDEFQDVSEKLFTSKNRSEASLGKKLKVDMLPEIEKVHKRKEKLLKKQHRQALLLDSFALVDALAPGRSLRDRKPVTYTFDDYDRSINEAIKTTKRKAPSPEPNDRKEDVVKLEPSANGKWSGPSYASQNSNFSALSPKSPDYDDADEDHMSEQLDRRRRQRPQRYSEKDYVEALSDNDADFDSDDDIVGEAVYDEEYLRKRKQRRKTSSSSEGDEEYHYEEDNEEEEEEEEEESFSISDDSDRPRKVKRMRGRTRRGTKLRSVGEIQSGLRRSKRATRSKINYGQYDLSESEPENNNDKKTSASDEHTDASENGDYSVESRGGSDNEEDDEEEEEKDQEMKVDQPDEEDYAENVEEQNPPPEKSNGPDQDETDDARKTQFLDLNELAPGSGFDDAPTTDMKDDSDES
- the LOC111793916 gene encoding stress response protein NST1 — protein: MKSEGGRKRDPTPSSTAREESMVAISLYRGNLHRVPDVPRRWLMPTHNISVRDFKSLLQRRSKALSRLLATTSSSPAKVSTSPDPNLNSNSSIKPDGEGPRTNGSAPEVPLETERVSVGGERPSADVKERKKSDNGDDCMAKSADGFDSVNGSRPCFNEQGSDPVENGGAHAKDENPAVLENPNKETNKEEDLLDDKENRKREVEEKLNVLNEKKHNLVQVLKQILHVEEELKRRSSVQGTAIRPSASLQVDASADTGSMTRQLAPRVGSEVNANGDTEGGEADDLLNHNVLSRQMLQNSSMSPSSESPLRRPAHIQSYMSSHPSRGNFSVSGSPSCLPPTGQSGLPPNLPTVSVSGTNYIASSPSPAASGGTSVLRDARQPSPWS
- the LOC111793810 gene encoding uncharacterized protein LOC111793810, coding for MVGPRTVHKLAKKPNETPRQPSTTEKFNDSEEKFERMINCITTKEREMKQLLVDHQHLTHRLSVSLSSSRSGRRKSICGSQIQLAELFANNGVKVVSADMPPFMQIHAVDCARKAHDSMQNFTSKSLALSLKQEFDGAYGPAWHCIVGKSFGSFVTHSVGGFLYFSLAQKLYILLFKTTVLRAN